In a genomic window of Kluyveromyces marxianus DMKU3-1042 DNA, complete genome, chromosome 7:
- the FCY2 gene encoding cytosine permease produces MSSPVYNEGYLSSDIEKQDPAESHVQELEKDHSVYTTTTEISRLSWVNRLAVRVNAETKGIDPVTENEKDDTDIMNAATMWFSSNMVISAFSLGCLGISACGLNFGTSVLTIFFFTLLGVMPVAFFSVFGVELGLRQMVLSRFLVGNITARLFSFMNVIACVGWVSVNTMASASLLHMVNPSGHNCPPWAACLILIMCTIVVTFFGYRFIHLYEKWSWVPNFAVFLVIIACLAKSGNFTNGPWGGGSNTAAGVLSFGSSIFGYAAGWATYAADYTVYMPRQTNKKKVFFSVVLGLGLPLLFTMTLASAAMACTQTNKRWAELYASHSVGGLCYAILVEDSLWGFGSFCCVLLAMSTVANNTPNMYSIALGTQAMWEPLAKIPRVFWTFVGNLAALAISIGAYYKFESFLSKFMDSIGYYIGIYIAISLSEHYIYRRGFTGYTVSDWNRWDRLPVGYAGCAALFIGAFGVAFGMSQSYWKGEIGRHIGSGGADIGFELGAGFAFIAYNICRPLELKYNGR; encoded by the coding sequence ATGTCCTCGCCCGTTTACAACGAAGGATACCTTTCCTCTGACATTGAGAAGCAAGACCCAGCAGAATCTCATGTCCAAGAGCTCGAAAAAGACCATTCGGTCTACACTACCACCACAGAGATCTCGAGACTCTCCTGGGTTAATCGCTTAGCCGTCAGAGTGAATGCTGAGACAAAGGGTATTGACCCTGTCaccgaaaatgaaaaggatgACACCGACATTATGAATGCTGCAACAATGTGGTTCTCTAGCAACATGGTCATCTCCGCATTCTCCTTGGGTTGTCTCGGTATATCTGCATGTGGACTCAATTTCGGAACCTCCGTTCTAAccatctttttcttcacccTTCTCGGTGTTATGCCTGTGGCCTTCTTTTCGGTGTTTGGGGTCGAGCTAGGCCTTAGACAGATGGTGTTGTCCCGGTTCCTTGTGGGAAACATCACCGCTAgactcttctctttcatgAACGTCATAGCTTGTGTTGGATGGGTTTCCGTCAACACTATGGCGTCCGCGTCGCTCTTGCACATGGTAAACCCCAGTGGCCACAATTGTCCTCCATGGGCTGCCTGTTTGATCCTTATTATGTGCACCATTGTCGTCACATTCTTTGGGTACAGGTTCATTCACCTGTACGAGAAGTGGTCTTGGGTTCCGAATTTTGCTGTTTTTCTAGTGATAATTGCGTGCTTGGCCAAGTCTGGAAACTTCACGAACGGTCCTTGGGGTGGTGGATCCAATACTGCCGCTGGTGTACTCTCCTTTGGTAGCTCCATCTTTGGCTATGCTGCAGGATGGGCAACATACGCCGCCGATTACACCGTTTATATGCCAAGACAAAcaaataagaaaaaggtCTTCTTCAGCGTAGTGTTAGGCTTGGGATTACCATTGTTGTTCACCATGACACTGGCTTCTGCCGCCATGGCATGCACACAGACCAATAAGAGATGGGCGGAGTTATACGCTTCGCACTCGGTAGGTGGCTTATGCTATGCTATCTTGGTTGAAGATTCCCTCTGGGGCTTTGGGTCATTCTGCTGTGTGTTGCTAGCAATGTCCACTGTTGCAAACAACACGCCCAACATGTACTCTATTGCGTTGGGCACACAGGCAATGTGGGAGCCCCTTGCCAAGATTCCTCGTGTCTTCTGGACTTTTGTTGGCAATCTAGCTGCGCTAGCCATCTCTATCGGGGCCTACTACAAGTTCGAGTCATTCTTGAGCAAATTCATGGACTCCATCGGATACTATATTGGTATATACATTGctatctctctctcagAGCACTACATCTACAGACGCGGATTCACAGGTTACACTGTATCCGATTGGAACAGATGGGACAGGTTGCCAGTTGGCTACGCCGGATGCGCAGCACTATTTATTGGAGCATTTGGCGTAGCGTTTGGCATGAGCCAATCCTACTGGAAAGGTGAAATTGGAAGGCATATTGGAAGTGGTGGAGCAGACATCGGTTTCGAATTAGGTGCCGGGTTCGCATTTATTGCATACAATATCTGCAGACCTCTTGAACTAAAATATAATGGTCGGTAA